TGCGTTCAATGCTTTTTCAAAAGCCTCATCTATTTCATCTTTGATGCGCTCTTCAATCAATTTCAATTCGCGTTCTGCAATGCCGTTTTGCAATGCAAGTTTTCTCAGTTTGGGATAAGGATCTCTTTTTTTGTGATCTTCCAAATCATCTCTGTACCATTCCATTCTCACCCCTGAAGTGTGGTGACCAAGCAAGGGAACTTTGGCATGAACAATAAACGGTCGTCTTTCTTTGCGAACGATTGAAATAACTTCTGCAATTGTTTTGTATGATTCTTCAAAATCACTTCCGTCTATGGTGCGTGTTTCAATTCCGTTAAAACCTTGCGCGTAAAAAGAAATATCTTGTGCTCTTATTTCTTTTGCGTTTGCTGAAATATCCCAACCATTATCCTGCACTAAATAGATAATTGGAAATTGTTTGAGCGCAGCCATTTGAAAAGCCTCAGACACTTCACCCTCAGTACATGAGGCATCACCTAAAGAACAAACCACCACCGGATTTTCACCTTGATAATCTGCTGAAAGACCGGTTAATTCTTTATATTTTATTCCCATCGCAACACCTGTAGTAGGAATTGCCTGCATACCCGTAGCTGATGATTGATGCGGAATTTTAGGCATATCATCTCGGTTGAGACTTGGATGAGAATAATAGGTACGACCACCCGAGAACGGATCATCTTTTTTTGCAAAAACCTGCAACATAATTTCGTAGGGCTGCAGTCCAATACCCAATAAAATACTGTCATCACGATAATACGGTGCTACCCAATCTTGCGGCTTCAGTTGCATGCCTAGCGCCAGTTGAATGGCTTCATGTCCGCGTGAAGTGGCATGAACATATTTGGATGTAAGTTTTGCGTTTGACTCATATTTATCTGACATGCTTCGTGCGGTGCAAATCAATTCAAATGCTTTGCGAATACCTGATACATCAGGTAAAAAGGATTCTTGCTTTGAAGCGCTGCTTTTTTTTGAAACGGTTGCAGACATAATGTTTGTTGTAGTCAGAGTGTTGGTTGTTGTGTTGCCAGTAATTCAAGTCTCAAATATACGAATTAACCATAAATGCATCCGGCATCAGGTCATGTTATTCGACCGTCAATCCTAATCAGGTATATAATTGCTATTTTAGGACCGATATTTGACCTGACATCTTAGTCATAGTTGTAAAAATTAAAACACATGAAAAGAATTTTTGTTTTATTGCTGGTTGCTCTGAGCAGCACTTCAATTGCACAGTTAAAAGAGTTTACGCTGAAAGAAGCGGTGATGCAGCAATACCGCAATTTTTACCCAAAACATACTAATATGGTACAATGGATTACTGGCACTGATACGTATTCATTTGTGAGTGATGACTACACTACTCTGATGAAAAACTCAGCCAAGGCAGATAATCCGGTGGCATTATTGACCACATTAGAAATTTCCACGATGACTGGTGCAAAATTTTCATATGTCAATGTGTTGGGTTGGAAAGATGCGAATAGTTTTTTTACAACGGCTGAAGGCAAATATTTTTTGATTGATATTACGCAGAAAAAATCTACGCTATTGTCTGAATTACCTGATGAGGCTGAGAGCGGAGAATTATGCCAAGCTAATCATTATGTTGCCTACACCATTGCAAATAATCTTTTTATCAGATCAGATAAGAATAGTGAAACACAAATTACCAATTTTGATTCTACTATAGTTTCAGGTCAGGCTATTGCGCGCAGTGAATTTGGAATACATGACGGAATTTTTTGGTCACCAACAGGAAATTATCTTGCATTTTATCAGAAAGATGAATCAGAAGTTGCAGATTATCCATTGCTTGATATTACTACGCCAACAGGCAGTTTGATGAGTATTAAATATCCAATGGCAGGGCAGGCAAGTGAGAAATCTGCTGTTGGAATTTACAATGTGAAAACCGGAAAAACGGTATACATCAAACCAACAGGAAATGCAGATGATTATCTCACAAATGTTGGTTGGGGTTTAGATGATAAATATCTTTACATTGCTGAAGTGAATCGCGGACAAAATCACATGAAGCTTTTGCAATATGATGCTGAGACCGGTGCGCTCGTAAACGTGTTGCTCGAAGAAAAAAATGATAAATGGGTAGAACCTGAACATGCACCCTATTTTATTTCAGCTGATCAATTTATTTGGATGAGTGAAACAGATGGATTCATGAATCTTTATCTGTATTCTATTTCAGGTAAACTCATCAACCAATTAACCACAAACAAATGGGTTGTGCAAGGTATTTCAGGTCATGATTCAAAAGGGAATATTTATTATTACGGAACTGGAGATTCACCCATTGAAACACAATATTACTCGCTTAATCTTAAATCAGGAAAACAAACAAAATTGACTACTGAATCAGGCACGCATGATGTACAATTTTCTTCTGATTATGCGTACTATTTTGATACATACGAAGCACACAGCGTGCCATGCGTTGAGCAGATAAAATCAAGCAGTGGAAAAGTGATAAGAACAATACGCGCAGAAAAAAATCCGTATGAAAATTATAAAATGGGTACAGCAGAAATTGGAACCATCAAGGCTGCAGATGGAACAACTGATTTATATTATCGTTTAATCAAACCAAGTAATTTTTCGGCTGATAAAAAATATCCGGTATTAGTATACGTGTATGGTGGACCACATGCCCAACTGATTACCAATTCATGGTTAGACGGTGCCAACTTATGGATGTACTGGATGGCAGAGCAAGGCTATTTGGTATATACTGTTGACAATCGCGGATCAGAAAACAGAGGATTTGCATTTGAAAGTGTTATTCACCGACAATTAGGTACCGTTGAAATGCAAGATCAGATGAAGGGCGTAGAGCATTTGAAATCTATGTCATTCGTTGATGGTGATAAACTGGCAGTACACGGTTGGAGTTTTGGTGGATTTATGACTACTTCCCTCATGCTTAGAAATCCTGGTGTATTTAAAGTAGGTGTAGCAGGTGGACCGGTTACTGATTGGGCATATTATGAAGTGATGTATGGTGAACGGTATATGGATACTCCTCAAGAAAATGCAGACGGATACAAAGCAAATCGGTTGATGAATTATGTGAAAAATTTGCAAGGAGAATTATTACTCATACACGGCACTATTGATAATGTGGTGGTGATGCAACACAACTATGCTTTAGTAAAAGCTTTTGTTGAGGCCGAAGTTCAGGTTGATTTTTTCCCTTACCCAATGCATGAACACAATGTGCGCGGTAAAGACAGAGTGCACCTGATGACCAAAGTGCTTAACTATGTAATTGAAGAAATGGAGTAAAGTTTTTTTCTTGCCATTCTAATTCGCCAAAATAATCAGCTTAGTTTTTCACGAATTGTATTATTTGCCATCCGGTTTTAATGTAATAAATACCGGCAGGTAGATTTGTAATATCCATTGTCATTTCATCTGATGTTATTACGGTTTCTTTGACTGTTTCTCCGGCGGCATTTATAAAAATTAATGGTTCATTAATTCTGTTTTCTGTTAATATGGTAATTGAAGATGACGAAGGGTTTGGGAAAATAACTAATTTATCTTCATGAGAGGTTACCAGTTCACCAAGTATATCAGTTGAGTTTAAATAAATCAGGTAGACATCTCCATCCTGAAAATTTGGAATAGTGATAGAAATTACTCCGGCAGTCACAGTGGCGTTTCCGGTGTAAAATGGAAGCGGGCCGGCCAAAGGTGAATTCTGAAAATCCATATCTCCTTTTGGAATTTTTTGGATGATCAAAGGCACGGTACCGTTTGTCAAATAAGGATAATTGTTGATTGTGATGGTAACATTTGAACTGTCTTTTCCAATATCTGAAGCAAGGTATGTTCCGTTATCAACTGAATAAAATCTACCTACTAAAATTTTCATTTCACTTAGTGAGTCAGTTTTACTTGAGAGGGCTAAAGTTTTTGCGTCAGAATGTGTACAAAAAATGCGCTTGCCGGTGAGCATTTTTGCATAGGCAAGATTTAACCAGAAAACAGGCAGCGGACTTTGCTCATCATGCCAGAATAAACCGTTGAGACCAACCATACAATTAGACCAGGTAGTACTGCCATCATTATTATCCCAGCAGGCTGTGTTTGCCCAATCAACATCATTTTGCTCAAGATGATAAAACCAACCTAAGCGATATGCCGGAATTTGATTTGTTTGCTGAGGTGAATATTCGTTGATATGAATTTCTGGATTATTCCAGGATGGATTCAATAATTTTCTATTATTAAAATCATTCGCGTGAACTGCGAGTGAATCAGGTAATCCGAATTCATGCCATGAAACGGCATCCATAGTGATGCCCGATGCTGCTAATGAATCAAGAATGTATTCAATACCTGCCCCGTCATAACTGTTAAGGCTAGGACCTACCATTTTGATTGCCGGATTTATTGCATCCAAAACTTGCCTTGTTCTTTTAAAACATTCAATTAATTGAGAAAGATTACCTGACCAGTAATAGGCATCATTGGGTTCATTCCACACATCCCAGTAATCAGGTGACTGACCGTTGGCAGCATAGTTATTGACCAAGGTAGCAACAAAACTTTCGTATTCTGCCCAATTTAACCAAGGCTTTGCGTTGCTATATCCACCTTTGAAATTGGCATAAAAATCACTGATCACCATGGTAGTATGTACTGACAAATCTGTTGCCAATTCTTGTGTTTCAAACCAATCAGAATTACGCCAGAAATTTGGTTTTAATGACAAAAGCAGATTGAGCGTGGCAGCATGAGATTCAAGATCTGTTTCACCATGTATAAATCCTGTATAATTTTTGAATGACCCATCATCTGTTCCGGCATCAATGGTAATAGTTTCTTGTGAAAAAATGACGGCATCATGGATCAGAAACAAAAGAAAAAATGCGCTGATAAATTTCATACGTTCAGAGAGAGAGAGTGAGTAGTTTAATTTGATTCACCTCTGACAAGGTGTTTAGAATTTGTCATTGGAAATCAGATCAAAGATAAAATTAAAACGTTGTCTAGGCGTATCGGATTCTTCGTTTTTTTATTTCTTCGGGCTGATCTAGGATAAATAGACAAGGTATTTCGAATTGGCACTGAATGTAATTTGATTTAATTTGAAATTCTTACACACAACATGTTCTGCTGTGGCATGTTGGCCGCATTAAATTCTTCTAAAACAACAAAACAAAAAGTTTTGAATGGTGTCAAACGGAGTTTTATGATCAATACTCAAACATTTAATTTTTTCAAAACCGTCTGAAAAAGTTTTGGTCATGTCTTGCTCGTTATATTGTTTTATTTCAATACCACTGCATTTTTTTGGACCATTTTCTGAAAAGGTACCAAGTATAAACACACCATGAGAGGCAATGCCTTTATTTGCAGCATTCAAGTATGATTCAATATCTGCGTTGTGAGTTAAAAAGTGGAAAGCAGCTCTGTCATGCCAGATAAAATATGTACGTTCAGGAATAAATCTTCCTGCATCTTCAACAATCCAATGCACTTTGTCAGCGCGGTTTCCTAGTCGTTTCTTTGCGCGGTCAATGGCCGCTGATGAAATATCTAGCACGGTTATATCGGTGTATCCTAAATCAAGCAGATGATCAACTAGAAAACTGTCACCGCCTCCTATATCAATCAAGGGGAATGTTTTATCCTTTGCAAATTCCTGTATGAGTGCAAGAGATGTTTCAGGTGTTGGTTGGTACCAACTTACTTCATGCAACTGTTTATTCTGGTAAATATTTTCCCAGTGTGATTTTCTATCAAATGCTTCTGTTGACATAATCAAATTTTTGTAAAGGTAGGATTTACTCGGATTATCAAATGTATCAGAAATCACCGATGTCTGTTGGCATAATCTTATGTGCGCATTAGATTTGAATGGATGTATGAGATATTTCAGCCTCTGTTTTAATCCGTTTGAAGGAATAATCGGGTGATTTATAATTAAAATCAGACTGGCTTAAAACTTCTTGTTATTTTAGTGTCCGCAAGAAAATCAAAAGTACAAATCCTATAATCAGGATAAACATGAAAAGTTTACCTGTGATGATAAAATGAAAAGATAATCTATGAAAAAAATTCTTCTAGTTCTTGGCGTGTTTTTAGTAAGTGCAGGCGTGTCAGCACAGAAAAAGAATAGCACTCAAACGCAGGCTAACAATTCAGCACTGAATTCTGGATTGGTTGCCGGATTACAATTCCGTTGTATTGGGCCGGCTATGGCATCAGGTCGTATTGCAGATATTGCTGTGAATCCTGAAAATCCGAGCGAATATTATCTTGCAGTTGCATCAGGAGGTGTATGGAAAACCGTGAATCATGGTAATACCTATGAGCCGGTTTTTGACAGCTACGGTTCTTATTCTATCGGCTGTATCACCATTGACCCCAACAATACCAATGTGGTTTGGGTAGGTACCGGAGAAAACAACAACCAACGCTCAGTAGCATATGGAGATGGTGTCTACAAATCAGCAGACGGTGGGCAAACTTGGTCTAATGTTGGTTTGAAAAATTCAGAACATATTTCCAAAATCATTGTTGATCCGCGCAATTCTGATGTTGTTTATGTTGCAGCATACGGGCCACTTTGGTCAGCAGGTGGAGACCGAGGAGTATATAAAACTACTGATGGAGGAAAAACTTGGAAACAAATTCACTTCATTTCTGAGAACAGTGGTACGTGTGATTTAGTGATGGATCCCACCAATCCGGATGTGTTATATGAAGCAGTGCATCAGCGCCGTAGACATGTGTACACTTACATTGGCGGGGGTGCTGAAAGCGGAGTATATAAAACTACCGATGGTGGCGCAACCTGGACTGAACTTACCAACGGGCTGCCAAGTTCAAATATGGGAAGAGTGGGATTAGCTATTTCGCCGGCAGACCCAAATTATGTCTATGCAATTTGCGAAGCTGAAAACGGACAGCAAGGATTTTACAGATCAACAAATTGCGGAGCAAGTTTTGAAAAAAGATCTTCGTATGAAACAAGTGGAAATTATTATCAGGAAATTATTTGTGATCCGTTGGATGTAAATAAAGTTTTCAGCATGGACACTTGGTTAAGTCATACTGAAGATGGTGGACTTACTTTTAAAATGACCGGTGAAAATGATAAACACGTAGACAACCATTGTATTTGGATTGATCCGCAAGATACCCGTCACTGGCTTGTTGGATGTGACGGAGGTGTTTATGAAACCTGGGATCATGCTTCACATTGGGAGTTTAAACAAAATTTGCCGGTTACTCAATTTTACAAAGTTGCGCTTGACAATGATTATCCTTTTTATAATGTATATGGTGGAACTCAAGATAACAATTCAATGGGTGGACCATCACGCACAATTAATAATGCAGGCATTCTAAATTCTGATTGGTTTATTACCAATGGAGGAGATGGATTTGAATCACAAATTGATCCATCAGATCCCAATATTGTGTATGCACAGGCGCAATATGGCTGGCTTGTGCGTTATGATAAACAAAGCGGTGAAGCGATAGGAATACAACCTATGCCGGGAAAAAATGAACCTGCTTACCGTTGGAATTGGGATGCTCCATTGGTGATTTCTAATCACAATAATCAACGCATTTATTTTGCAGCAAATAAAGTTTTTAAAAGTGATGACCGCGGAAATACTTGGCAGGTAATTTCTCCTGATTTAACTCGTCAGTTAGACAGAAATGAATTTGAAGTGATGGGAGAAATTCAATCTCCTGATGTGGTGATGAAAAATAAATCTACCTCTATTTTTGGTAACATTACCGCTTTGGATGAATCTCCAAAAAATCAAAATTTATTGTATGCCGGAACAGATGATGGCTTGATTCAAATTACAAAAGATGGTGGTGCAACTTGGGTAAAAAAAGAAAATTTTCCGGGTATTCCGGCAATGACTTACGTGAACCAAATTGTTGCTTCAAAACACGATGAAAATATTGTTTTTGCAATTTTTAATAATCATAAAAACGGAGACTTTAAACCGTACATTTTAAAAAGTTCTGATAAAGGAGAAACATGGGTGTCAATAGCCGGTGATTTGCCTCAGCGCGGAACCGTGTATTGCCTTGCACAAGATCATGTGAATCCTGATTTATTATTTGCCGGCACTGAGTTTGGTTGCTTTTTTACATTGAACGGAGGCGCAAATTGGATTCAACTTAAAGCCGGTTTGCCAACCATTGCAATTAAAGATATGGCAATTCAAACACGTGAAAATGATTTAGTACTTGCTTCGTTTGGGCGTGGATTTTTTATTCTGGATGATTATTCTCCACTACGTTATTTAACTACAGAAAATTTGAATAAAAAAGCCATGATTTTTCCGGTGAGAACATCGTTGGAATATATAGAATCTGCACCACTTGGATTAACCGGCAGATCTATGCAAGGATCACAATTTTATCTGGCACCTAATCCTGCATTTGGAGCAACGTTTACCTATTATGTAAAAGATGTTCCCCAATCGCCAAAATCAATCAGACAGGCAGAAGAAAAAATGAAAAGAGACGCAGGTCAGGATATTGAATATCCAACGTATGAAGAATTTGTTGCAGAAGATAATTATGAAGATCCATATCTATTGTTCATCATACGAGATGCGCAAGGCAATGAAGTGAATCGCATAAAAACCGGTGCAGGACAAGGCATTAACCGTGTTACTTGGAATTTGAGATACCCTCCAACCACGCCGGTAACTTTGGGTAAAAATGATCCCGGACGATATGGTATGGCTGATGAAGGGCCACTAGTATTGCCCGGCACCTATTCAGTTGAACTTTACATGAATGTCAACGGTGTCTTTGAGAAATTGACTGAGGCTGTAACTTTTGAAGTGAAAGCGCTTGAGAATTCTTCGCTCGCCAGACAAACAGCGGAGACCATTGCGTTTAAAAAAGAATTATCTGAACTGCGCAGATTATTCAGAGGTACTGCGGCAGAATATGATGAACTACGCAACAAATTAAGTTATATTAAAACAGCTATCAGTGCATATCCAAATGCTGACATTACTCTGATGAATGAAGTGCAGGCACTTGAAAATCTTGCTGAGAAAATCTATATTTTAATGTGGGGTGATTATCACAAAGCGTCTCGTGATATTGAAACCGGACCAAGTGCAGGCGAACGTATTGAAGGAATTGTTGGTCAAACATGGTATTCAACAAGCAACGTGACAACAACACATCGTGAACAATACAAAATTGCGACTGAAGAATATGAAATTATCAGACAACAAGTAGAAGAGTTTCAAAACCGAATTGAGACACTTGAACAAAAATTATCCGCAAACAGTATTCCGTACACACCGGGAAGATCTGACTGGAAACAAGAATAGAATAAATTCAATTATCCATTTACATAACACCGGACCGGAGAAATTCTGTCCGGTGTTTTTTTGTTTGGTTCCTTGCATTTTCATGCCAGATTTATGAATTCAGGATTACAAGAATGAATAAATAAATTATCAACCTAACTTTAAACCTATTTAAATCTACAAACGTTACTGATAAAGACACATGGCATTGTGTGACGTAATGAATTTAGCACACAGCACGACGGGTTAAATTATGTATCTTGGTTGTGAATTCATTGAAATCCTAAATGACAATGCAAGGACAACAAATGATGTGTGAAAAGTAGAATGAGGTAATAAACGAGTATCAAACAATAAAAAAAATGAAACCTTCAACCGAACTCTTCAGTTTGATCAAGTCTCTTACAAAATCTGAAAAACGATTTTTTAAGTTGAATTCTGCCCTGCAGTCCGGGGATAAAAACTACTTGAAAATTTTTGATTTCATTGAACGGCAAAAAAAATATGATGAGGAAGAATTGAAAGATGAATTTAAAAATGAGACGTTCATTCAACATCTTCCTTCAGAGAAAAATCATTTGTATAAATTGATTCTGAAATCACTTCGTTCTTATTATTCTGAACAATCAGTAAGTTCAATTCTCAAGCAGGAGATAAAAAATGTTGAGATATTGTATAATAAGGCTTTATATCGTGAGTGCAATAAATTTGTGAAGCGAGCAAAAGCGCTTGCCGCAGAGTATGAAAAGTTTTATTATCACTATGAATTAATTAACTGGGAGAAAAAATTATTGGAAGAGGCATTTGAGTCTGGTGTCTTTGATCATAATTTGGATGAGTTGATAAAAGAAGAGTCAGAAGTAATTGAAAAATTGCGGAATTTGGCCGAGTATCAGATATTATATTCAAAAATAAATTATGTTTTTCGCAGTGGCGGATTCACGCGCAACGAGCATGAACGAAAGGTGGTGAATGAAATTGCCGATTATCATTTGATCAAAGGAAAAAACACGGCGCTTTCTACCCGAGCAACGACTATTTGTTATTACATCAAAGGGCTGTGCAGTGCCAGTACGAGAGATTATGAAGATGCCTTGATCAATTTCAGAAAAGCAAAATCAGTAATGGATCGTCAGCCAAAAATCAGAGATGATATTCAGCAACGTTATATTTATACTTTGAGTTTTCTGTTGAACTGTTATATTGATGTGCATGATTTTAAAAATGCAAATGATGTCTTATCAGAATTAGAACAATTGAATGAAAATTCTGCTTACCAGTCACCTGATTCTGCCGTGCGGATATTTGCTTCAACCTTTATTGGACGAATGCAGATGTATAACCGTCAGGGTGAATTTTCAAAAGCCCTTGCCCTGATTCCTGAAATTGAAGCAAAACTTGACCATTTTGAAGACAAAATAAATAAAGAGAAAATTCTCTTATTCACTTACGCAATGGCATACGCATACTTTGGAACCGGTGATTATCACAAGGCCCTCAAGTGCATCAACAGTCTGCTCAATGACAATGAAAAGCAATTGCGTCAAGATGTTTACTCTTTCTCTCGCATATTTAATTTAATTATTCACTTTGAACTCAATAATCATGATTTCATTGAGTATGATATCAAATCAGCCGCACGCTTTTTAAATAAGCATGAGAAAGATTATGAAGTGGAGAATTTATTCGTGAGTGAGATGAAAAATTTGGCAAGAGTAAATTCCGTTGCTGAACGAAAAAAAATACTTGAACGATTTGATGAACAACTTTCTGATTTATTCAAAATAGATCGTGAAAATGTGATACAAGAATATTTTGACCTGCGCGCCTGGATCAAATCAAAATTAAATGGTAAAGAATTTGCTGAAGCAGTAAAAATTGGAATCAGCCCAGTTTTGAAAAAGGAATAACTTCTGTCACATCTAAGCCATAAGCATGAATGACAGATTGATTTTGTGCAGGATTATTAGAAATTAACCTGAGCTTTTTTATCCCCATTGAACGCAGAATTTGCGCTCCAATTCCATAATCTCGGTTGTCAGCTTTCGTTTGGTTTGAACCGTTATATGATTTCAGTTTTTCTATTAGTCCAATTTGTTTTTCCTCTTGTTGCATAAAAAGTAAAACACCTTTGCCTTCTTTTTCAATCATCTGAAGTGCTGCACTCAAGTTAGATTGTTTATCAGCGCGAATTGCATCCAATAAATTATGTGTAAACGGACTTGATTCAACACGCACCGTTATACTTTCATCTTCTGTCCATTCACCTTTTACAAAAGCAAGATGCTCTTCATCTGTAGTTGTTTGTCTGAAAGCAGATAGTTTGAATTTTCCCCACAGGGTATTTAAATCAGTTTCAAGAATTTTTTCAATGAGTGATTCATGTTTTAATCTGTATTGAATCAAATCAGCGATAGAAACAATTTTCAGGTTGAATTTTTTTGCAATTTCCAATAGCTGAGGAAGACGAGCCATAGACCCATCTTCATTCATGATTTCAACAATAACTCCTGCCGGTTCAAAGCCTGCCAAGCGTGATAAATCAATAGCTGCTTCAGTGTGCCCTGCGCGGCGCAATACCCCGCCTTTTTTTGCGCGCAGTGGAAATATATGTCCGGGTTTTCCTAATTCTTCAGGACGAATGGCGGGATCAATGAGTGCAAGAATTGTTTTGGCACGGTCATGAGCTGAAATGCCGGTTGTACAACCGTGACCTATCAAATCAACAGAAACGGTAAAAGGTGTTTCATACGTGGCACTGTTTTTTTGTACCATCAAATCTAAACCTAGTTGATCACAGGTATCTTCAATCAATGGAGCGCAAATCAATCCTCTGCCATGCGTAGCCATAAAGTTGACAATTTCAGGCGTGATGTTGCGTGCGGCTGTGAGAAAATCTCCTTCATTTTCACGGTCTTCATCATCAACAACAATGATGATTTTTCCGTTTTTTATTTCTTCAATAGCCTCTTGAATTGTGTTCAGTTGTGAACTCATGACAAATATATGAATGTGCAAAGTTACCGGTTTTTCATGAACGAAAAACGCCTTCTAACTTTTCTACTGCCTTTGCCCAACTGAAAGTGCTTGTGACATACGCTTTTCCGCTTGATGCAACGCACTGTGACAGTGAAGTATCAGACATTAATCGCGCAATACAATCGGCAAATTCACGTGCGTTAGATGCCAGCAAAATAGATTCTCCATCTGTGGCACCTAATGCATTATTCACCAGCGGGGTGGTAACGCAGGGTAGTTGAAGAGCCATGGCTTCAAGTAATTTGTTTTGTAAACCGGTGCCAATGAAAAGCGGCGCAACAAATATCCGCCCGCTGCAATAATAATCACGCACATCTTCTGTCCAACTTTTGATGGTGACCTGATCTGATTGTAGGCTCAGTACCCGGGCATGTGGTGTGGCACCGGCAATCAGCACAGACGGTTTGATGTTTTTTTTCAATAATTCAGGAAGTACTTCTTTGACCAAAGTTTCTGACCCTTCAATATTTGGTGCGTAATTTAAATTGCCAACAAAAACTAAATCAAATTCTTTTTTTTGCGTACAGGTATAATTTAAAAACTGTTCTCCAATTCCATTTTCAATCACGTGAATTTTTTCTGAATCAGGATGCTGTATACATTTCTTATCTTGTGATGAAATGATGACGTGATGATTGAAATAGTCAAAAATACGATTTTCATAAACGGCTAGTCTTTTGCCTTCACTGAGGTACATTTTTTTTACCAGACCTTTGGCAATTTCTCCGCGTCTGAACATCCCTCTGCCTAAGGCGTCCATGTAATCTATGGTTTTGGGTATGGCATGAAAATTTTTCACATACTCAGCCGTGCGTATGAGTTGACAAAAAATATGATCCGGTTGTATGCGCTGAATCAGTGCATTGATTTTTTTCTGAATACTGCGCTGATAAAAATATCCTTTTTGATAGGGTTTATCTGTAAAAAACTGAACTGCAGTATTGAAATATATTAGCGGTTTTGACTGATGAAAAATGTGCAATTCTTTTGTTAATGGTTTTATTTTTTGAATCTGATTTTCATTCACAGGTTGATCACTCAGGCAGCAGAGATAGATTTCATGACGCTGTGCCAATTCTTGAATGAAATGAAATGCACGCAACTTATCGCCTTTTTCAAGCGGATACGGAAAACGGGATAAGAGCACAAGTAATTTCACAAGGTATTGAGTGAATGATAAAAACTGATGAGTTTGTCTGTGATGTTTTGATTGTCATATTTTTCCTCAGCCAACTTTCTGGCGTTGCGCGATATGGTTTTGAGCAGAACCGGATTTTCACACAGTGTTCTGATATGGCTGCGAAATTTTTCAGGCGTGTCAGCAATGAGTAAATGTTTGCCGTCAACATAATCAATCCCTTCAGCACCAACACGTGTAGTAATCACAATTTTGCCCAATGCCATACCTTCAATTATTTTCACCCGCATACCACTGCCTGACAAAAGAGGCACCAGCATGACATCAAATTGTTGCATAAATTGAATGGCTGAGTCAACTTCGTCTTGCACAATCAACTTTGATGTGGCTTGTTTTTTAATTGACTCCGGCATTCCTCTACCTGC
This genomic stretch from Crocinitomicaceae bacterium harbors:
- the ribB gene encoding 3,4-dihydroxy-2-butanone-4-phosphate synthase is translated as MSSQLNTIQEAIEEIKNGKIIIVVDDEDRENEGDFLTAARNITPEIVNFMATHGRGLICAPLIEDTCDQLGLDLMVQKNSATYETPFTVSVDLIGHGCTTGISAHDRAKTILALIDPAIRPEELGKPGHIFPLRAKKGGVLRRAGHTEAAIDLSRLAGFEPAGVIVEIMNEDGSMARLPQLLEIAKKFNLKIVSIADLIQYRLKHESLIEKILETDLNTLWGKFKLSAFRQTTTDEEHLAFVKGEWTEDESITVRVESSPFTHNLLDAIRADKQSNLSAALQMIEKEGKGVLLFMQQEEKQIGLIEKLKSYNGSNQTKADNRDYGIGAQILRSMGIKKLRLISNNPAQNQSVIHAYGLDVTEVIPFSKLG
- a CDS encoding glycosyltransferase; its protein translation is MKLLVLLSRFPYPLEKGDKLRAFHFIQELAQRHEIYLCCLSDQPVNENQIQKIKPLTKELHIFHQSKPLIYFNTAVQFFTDKPYQKGYFYQRSIQKKINALIQRIQPDHIFCQLIRTAEYVKNFHAIPKTIDYMDALGRGMFRRGEIAKGLVKKMYLSEGKRLAVYENRIFDYFNHHVIISSQDKKCIQHPDSEKIHVIENGIGEQFLNYTCTQKKEFDLVFVGNLNYAPNIEGSETLVKEVLPELLKKNIKPSVLIAGATPHARVLSLQSDQVTIKSWTEDVRDYYCSGRIFVAPLFIGTGLQNKLLEAMALQLPCVTTPLVNNALGATDGESILLASNAREFADCIARLMSDTSLSQCVASSGKAYVTSTFSWAKAVEKLEGVFRS
- a CDS encoding glycosyl hydrolase, with translation MKKILLVLGVFLVSAGVSAQKKNSTQTQANNSALNSGLVAGLQFRCIGPAMASGRIADIAVNPENPSEYYLAVASGGVWKTVNHGNTYEPVFDSYGSYSIGCITIDPNNTNVVWVGTGENNNQRSVAYGDGVYKSADGGQTWSNVGLKNSEHISKIIVDPRNSDVVYVAAYGPLWSAGGDRGVYKTTDGGKTWKQIHFISENSGTCDLVMDPTNPDVLYEAVHQRRRHVYTYIGGGAESGVYKTTDGGATWTELTNGLPSSNMGRVGLAISPADPNYVYAICEAENGQQGFYRSTNCGASFEKRSSYETSGNYYQEIICDPLDVNKVFSMDTWLSHTEDGGLTFKMTGENDKHVDNHCIWIDPQDTRHWLVGCDGGVYETWDHASHWEFKQNLPVTQFYKVALDNDYPFYNVYGGTQDNNSMGGPSRTINNAGILNSDWFITNGGDGFESQIDPSDPNIVYAQAQYGWLVRYDKQSGEAIGIQPMPGKNEPAYRWNWDAPLVISNHNNQRIYFAANKVFKSDDRGNTWQVISPDLTRQLDRNEFEVMGEIQSPDVVMKNKSTSIFGNITALDESPKNQNLLYAGTDDGLIQITKDGGATWVKKENFPGIPAMTYVNQIVASKHDENIVFAIFNNHKNGDFKPYILKSSDKGETWVSIAGDLPQRGTVYCLAQDHVNPDLLFAGTEFGCFFTLNGGANWIQLKAGLPTIAIKDMAIQTRENDLVLASFGRGFFILDDYSPLRYLTTENLNKKAMIFPVRTSLEYIESAPLGLTGRSMQGSQFYLAPNPAFGATFTYYVKDVPQSPKSIRQAEEKMKRDAGQDIEYPTYEEFVAEDNYEDPYLLFIIRDAQGNEVNRIKTGAGQGINRVTWNLRYPPTTPVTLGKNDPGRYGMADEGPLVLPGTYSVELYMNVNGVFEKLTEAVTFEVKALENSSLARQTAETIAFKKELSELRRLFRGTAAEYDELRNKLSYIKTAISAYPNADITLMNEVQALENLAEKIYILMWGDYHKASRDIETGPSAGERIEGIVGQTWYSTSNVTTTHREQYKIATEEYEIIRQQVEEFQNRIETLEQKLSANSIPYTPGRSDWKQE